A single window of Lentilitoribacter sp. Alg239-R112 DNA harbors:
- a CDS encoding PAS and helix-turn-helix domain-containing protein, which yields MADINFDQIAYESAPIGIVLTQHRIVKSCNLMFAEMLGYQKDEVLEQSFRMFYQTRKEFDNVRDIGIKPLKEKGVYTDERLVKRKDGDQIWCRFRAQTLTREAPLAKTIMSYAVISQTTHSFTPREREVILYLSKGLTSKEIAIELSMSPRSIEDIRLRLHKKMSVKNATELLAKLAHIPA from the coding sequence ATGGCTGATATCAATTTTGACCAAATTGCATATGAAAGTGCGCCCATTGGGATTGTTTTGACCCAACATCGAATTGTTAAAAGTTGCAATCTGATGTTTGCAGAGATGCTTGGCTATCAAAAAGATGAAGTATTGGAGCAATCCTTTCGAATGTTTTATCAAACTCGGAAAGAGTTCGACAATGTGCGCGATATCGGGATAAAGCCGCTGAAGGAAAAAGGCGTATACACCGATGAGCGTTTGGTGAAGCGAAAAGATGGTGATCAGATTTGGTGTCGATTTCGCGCGCAAACCCTAACGCGAGAAGCTCCACTTGCAAAGACCATTATGAGTTACGCGGTGATTTCGCAAACAACCCATAGTTTTACACCACGTGAACGAGAGGTAATTCTGTATTTAAGTAAGGGTCTAACCAGCAAGGAAATCGCAATTGAGCTTTCTATGTCACCACGATCCATCGAAGATATTCGGTTGCGGCTGCATAAAAAGATGAGCGTGAAAAACGCCACCGAACTTTTGGCGAAACTAGCCCATATTCCAGCCTAA
- a CDS encoding complex I NDUFA9 subunit family protein: MEVSNQPKLVTVFGGSGFLGRHIVRLLAKEGYNIRVACRRPDLAGHLQPLGNVSQITAVQANLRYRDSIDRAVQGSDYVINCVGILFESGRNTFDAVQEFGARAIAEAAKANNAKLVHISAIGADKNSNSDYARTKGRAEEAVLNIVKDAVILRPSIIFGPEDGFFNKFADMSRFAPALPLIGGGHTKFQPVYVADVAAAVVKGVNGELQAGKTYELGGPEVMSFKECLQLMLKVISRKRMMVSLPWAIASLIGSITSLIPFIDPPLTPDQVELLKQDNVVSTDAENADLDLQSMGIAPTALEAILPTYLVHYRPAGQYTKMNSSS, translated from the coding sequence ATGGAAGTCAGCAATCAACCTAAACTCGTCACAGTTTTTGGTGGTTCAGGTTTTCTTGGACGCCATATCGTTCGTCTTTTGGCAAAAGAAGGTTACAATATTCGTGTTGCTTGTCGTCGGCCCGACCTTGCTGGCCACTTACAGCCATTGGGAAATGTTAGCCAGATCACAGCGGTACAGGCAAACTTGCGCTATCGCGATTCTATAGATCGCGCGGTCCAAGGCTCTGATTATGTCATAAATTGTGTCGGCATCCTTTTTGAAAGTGGGCGTAATACATTTGATGCGGTTCAGGAATTTGGCGCACGGGCTATTGCAGAAGCGGCAAAAGCCAACAATGCAAAATTGGTCCATATTTCAGCAATTGGTGCTGATAAAAATTCCAACTCTGATTATGCCAGAACAAAAGGTCGAGCCGAAGAAGCAGTCTTAAATATTGTGAAAGATGCTGTTATTTTGCGACCATCTATTATTTTTGGTCCAGAAGATGGGTTTTTCAATAAATTTGCTGACATGTCTCGGTTTGCACCAGCTCTGCCGCTGATAGGTGGTGGCCATACGAAATTCCAACCGGTTTATGTTGCGGATGTTGCGGCGGCTGTTGTCAAAGGTGTAAATGGCGAACTTCAGGCTGGCAAAACGTATGAACTCGGCGGACCAGAGGTCATGAGTTTTAAAGAATGCCTACAGCTTATGCTTAAAGTTATTTCCCGTAAACGCATGATGGTCTCGCTACCTTGGGCAATCGCCTCCCTGATTGGCAGCATAACCTCACTTATACCATTTATCGATCCGCCACTTACACCAGATCAAGTCGAACTTCTTAAGCAAGATAATGTGGTATCAACAGATGCCGAGAACGCTGATCTTGATCTTCAATCAATGGGTATTGCGCCGACAGCACTTGAAGCCATTCTCCCAACCTATTTGGTACATTATCGCCCCGCAGGCCAATATACGAAGATGAATTCATCATCATAA
- a CDS encoding acetylornithine deacetylase/succinyl-diaminopimelate desuccinylase family protein: MNKQNDIQPLLNHAIEAKRDDLIALTQDLVRIPTLNPPGDCYLEVCEYLKHRLEKSGFDVQLIRAFETPGDSDKYPRWNILARKEGAYGGDCVHFNSHTDVVEVGNGWTKDPFGAELDGDLIYGRGTCDMKGGLASSIIAVEAFIETFPRFSGAIEISGTADEETGGYGGVAYLAEKGYFSPSRVQHVIIPEPLNKDCICLGHRGVWWAEIETKGKIAHGSMPFLGDCAVRHMGAVLEKMEHELIPTLYERTTAMPVIPEGAKHSTININSLHGGQEEPEEGFTGFPSACVPDSARMVIDRRYLFEETEEEVREEITELLERVKNEREHFEYDITELWTIQPTLADKEAPVVKAVQSAIGSVLKCEPTFVVSPGTYDQKHIDRIGKLKDCIAYGPGILDLAHQPDEYISVQDMLDSSKIMANSLVTLLKQDNNNRGN, translated from the coding sequence ATGAACAAACAGAATGACATTCAGCCCCTATTAAATCATGCAATTGAGGCAAAGCGTGATGACTTGATTGCGCTCACGCAAGATCTTGTTCGAATACCGACACTTAACCCTCCCGGTGATTGCTACTTGGAAGTTTGCGAATATTTAAAACATCGCCTTGAGAAAAGCGGTTTTGACGTTCAACTAATCAGGGCTTTTGAGACGCCTGGTGATAGTGATAAATATCCCAGATGGAATATTCTTGCTCGCAAAGAGGGCGCATATGGTGGCGATTGCGTACATTTTAACTCCCACACTGATGTCGTGGAAGTTGGAAATGGATGGACGAAAGACCCCTTTGGTGCGGAACTTGATGGTGATCTCATCTATGGGCGCGGCACATGCGATATGAAGGGCGGTTTGGCCTCTTCAATCATAGCGGTTGAAGCCTTTATTGAGACTTTTCCAAGATTTAGCGGTGCCATTGAAATATCCGGTACAGCGGACGAAGAAACCGGCGGCTATGGTGGGGTCGCGTATTTAGCTGAAAAAGGCTATTTTTCTCCTTCTCGCGTACAGCATGTGATCATTCCTGAGCCCTTAAACAAAGATTGTATCTGTTTGGGGCATCGCGGTGTCTGGTGGGCGGAAATAGAAACCAAAGGCAAGATTGCGCACGGTTCGATGCCATTTCTGGGTGATTGTGCAGTCCGGCACATGGGCGCTGTTTTGGAAAAAATGGAACATGAGCTGATACCAACACTTTATGAACGAACAACGGCAATGCCCGTCATACCGGAGGGTGCTAAACACTCAACGATAAACATCAATTCTCTTCATGGTGGGCAAGAGGAACCAGAGGAAGGTTTCACAGGTTTTCCGTCAGCATGCGTTCCAGATTCTGCGCGCATGGTGATAGATCGCAGATATCTTTTTGAAGAAACCGAAGAAGAAGTTCGGGAAGAAATCACTGAACTTCTCGAACGAGTTAAAAACGAACGCGAGCATTTTGAATATGACATTACGGAATTATGGACTATTCAGCCGACATTGGCAGACAAAGAAGCGCCCGTAGTTAAAGCCGTCCAAAGTGCAATAGGTTCAGTTCTTAAATGTGAACCGACATTTGTCGTTTCCCCCGGAACATACGACCAAAAACATATTGACCGTATCGGTAAATTAAAAGACTGTATAGCCTATGGCCCGGGAATATTGGATCTTGCGCATCAACCGGATGAATATATCAGCGTACAAGACATGCTCGATTCAAGTAAAATAATGGCCAACAGCTTGGTCACACTTCTAAAACAAGACAATAATAACAGAGGCAATTAG
- the dnaJ gene encoding molecular chaperone DnaJ has protein sequence MAKADFYELLGVSKSADEKELKSAFRKLAMKHHPDKNPDNPEAEKKFKEINEAYETLKNPQTRSAYDQYGHAAFEQGGPGAGGGGFGGGAGGFHDIFEDIFGDMMGGGGARTRRSSGGRERGADLRYNMEISLEEAYEGKTAQIRVPTSVSCTTCSGSGAKPGSSPTTCSTCGGIGRVRAAQGFFSVERTCPTCHGNGQMISDPCTKCSGQGRVSEEKSLSVNIPAGIEDGTRIRVAGEGEAGQRGGPTGDLYIFLSVKPHEFFQREAADLYCAVPISMAKAALGGKFEVTTLDGTKSRITIPEGTQSGKELRMRGKGMPVMRSSQMGDLYIRVAVETPQNLSKRQKELLEEFQEISSKENSPETSGFFSKMKGFFDTLSD, from the coding sequence ATGGCAAAAGCTGACTTCTACGAATTGCTCGGCGTTTCAAAGAGCGCGGACGAGAAAGAGCTGAAAAGCGCTTTCCGTAAACTTGCCATGAAACACCATCCGGATAAAAACCCAGACAATCCGGAAGCTGAGAAAAAATTCAAAGAAATTAATGAAGCCTATGAGACGTTGAAAAACCCTCAAACACGTTCCGCTTACGATCAGTATGGTCATGCCGCTTTTGAACAAGGCGGCCCAGGTGCTGGTGGTGGCGGCTTCGGCGGCGGCGCTGGCGGGTTCCATGATATTTTCGAAGATATCTTTGGAGATATGATGGGTGGTGGTGGCGCTCGCACACGACGATCAAGTGGTGGTCGCGAACGCGGTGCTGATCTTCGTTACAATATGGAAATTTCTCTTGAAGAGGCTTATGAGGGTAAAACTGCTCAAATCCGTGTGCCGACTTCTGTTTCATGCACAACATGCTCAGGCTCCGGTGCAAAACCAGGCAGCAGTCCAACCACTTGCTCTACATGTGGTGGCATTGGTCGCGTACGCGCAGCGCAAGGTTTCTTCTCTGTAGAGCGCACTTGTCCGACATGTCACGGTAATGGTCAGATGATTTCTGATCCTTGCACCAAATGTTCTGGTCAGGGCCGTGTCTCCGAAGAAAAATCACTATCGGTTAATATTCCTGCAGGTATCGAAGATGGTACACGTATTCGCGTTGCCGGAGAAGGCGAAGCAGGACAACGCGGTGGTCCAACGGGCGACTTATATATATTCTTATCTGTTAAGCCGCATGAATTTTTCCAGCGCGAAGCTGCTGATCTATATTGTGCCGTACCGATTTCTATGGCGAAAGCTGCCCTTGGCGGTAAGTTTGAAGTCACCACACTTGATGGCACTAAGTCCCGCATCACGATCCCTGAAGGTACACAATCAGGCAAAGAGCTTCGAATGCGCGGCAAAGGTATGCCGGTGATGCGCTCTAGCCAAATGGGTGATCTATACATTCGTGTTGCGGTTGAAACACCACAAAATTTGAGTAAGCGTCAAAAAGAGCTATTGGAAGAATTCCAAGAAATTTCATCTAAAGAAAATAGCCCAGAAACATCGGGTTTTTTCTCTAAGATGAAGGGTTTCTTTGATACATTAAGTGATTAA
- a CDS encoding glutathione S-transferase family protein, translating to MPVLYHYTLSPASRFIRLCLGEYNLKTDLAEEYPWEIRKDFLAMNPAGTLPVYLDDTMRALSGAHVMAEYLDETHGILFRDKRLLAEDPFERAETRRLMEWFLIKLENEVTTPLLKERVYKLFAPSVNGSSAPDSKKLRVARSNINLHLKYLNWLAGTRNWLASDRLSYADLAAASAISTLDYLGEVHWSEFPQAKEWYQRIKSRPCFRPLLAERIVKIPPVSHYADLDF from the coding sequence ATGCCTGTATTGTATCATTACACTTTGTCGCCAGCGTCCCGCTTCATCCGTCTTTGTTTGGGCGAATATAATCTCAAAACCGACCTCGCCGAAGAGTATCCTTGGGAAATACGCAAAGACTTTCTTGCCATGAACCCTGCAGGGACGCTTCCAGTTTATCTTGACGATACTATGCGAGCATTAAGTGGCGCCCACGTAATGGCGGAATATTTAGATGAAACACATGGCATTCTGTTTCGTGACAAGAGATTGTTAGCAGAAGACCCATTTGAGCGGGCGGAAACTAGAAGGTTGATGGAATGGTTTTTGATCAAGCTGGAGAATGAAGTCACAACGCCTCTTCTTAAAGAACGCGTTTATAAGCTTTTTGCACCATCGGTAAATGGTTCATCTGCACCCGATTCGAAGAAGCTTCGAGTTGCGCGCAGCAATATTAACCTTCATCTAAAATACTTGAACTGGCTAGCTGGCACTCGAAACTGGCTTGCCAGTGACCGCCTAAGCTATGCAGACTTAGCCGCAGCATCGGCAATATCAACACTCGATTACCTTGGTGAGGTCCATTGGTCTGAGTTTCCGCAAGCCAAGGAATGGTATCAACGAATTAAATCACGCCCCTGTTTTCGTCCTCTTCTGGCCGAACGCATTGTAAAAATACCGCCAGTATCGCATTATGCAGATCTTGATTTCTAG
- a CDS encoding NAD(P)H-dependent oxidoreductase: MMKKILVIPGSNRSGSHNVKLAAAAAKEFALLGADVTRISLLDYPLPLYDEDLKSNDGIPKNASKIASLIDLHDGVFIASPEYNASVSPLLKNMIDWVSVIREIDGRAFAPWKEATLALGAASPGNLGGVRGLNHLRSIMVSIGSLVISEQVLVPKAGIAFGEDGSISSERTAKSLSNTCRSLFRASA, translated from the coding sequence ATGATGAAAAAAATTCTTGTTATTCCCGGATCGAACAGATCTGGCTCCCATAATGTAAAACTTGCGGCAGCAGCGGCAAAGGAGTTTGCATTACTTGGTGCTGACGTTACGCGAATATCTCTTCTTGATTACCCGCTCCCACTATATGATGAGGACTTGAAAAGTAACGATGGCATTCCGAAAAATGCGTCCAAAATAGCCAGTTTAATTGATTTACACGATGGCGTATTCATCGCAAGCCCTGAATATAATGCGTCAGTCTCACCTCTGCTTAAAAACATGATCGATTGGGTGAGTGTAATCCGTGAAATTGATGGCAGAGCTTTTGCGCCATGGAAAGAAGCAACCCTGGCACTGGGTGCAGCTTCTCCCGGCAATCTTGGCGGAGTGCGCGGGTTGAACCACCTACGGTCAATCATGGTTTCTATCGGAAGTCTCGTTATCTCGGAGCAAGTATTAGTACCAAAAGCGGGAATCGCATTTGGTGAAGATGGCTCAATCTCAAGCGAGCGAACAGCCAAATCTTTGTCAAATACGTGTCGGTCACTTTTCAGAGCTAGCGCTTAA
- the queG gene encoding tRNA epoxyqueuosine(34) reductase QueG: MADLLSNQKLKEFLISDAERLGFSDMRITSADQVPLLKDNLLKFVSNQYHGTMDWLKETIDRRSDVKTLWPNVNSIIMLSMSYSPDTDPLGNLENPDVANISVYARHRDYHDLIKGRLKEIAGRLAARSDKDVKVFVDTAPVMEKPLAQKAGLGWQGKHTNLVSRKQGSWFFLGSIFTEAELEPDEAENNHCGTCSACILACPTNAFPAPYKIDARRCISYLTIEHKGPIEHEFREKIGNRIYGCDDCLAACPWNKYAIEANENKLKARSDLISPELEDLLKFDDAAFRTFFSGSPIKRIGRDRFVRNVLIAAGNSKNPKYKEACVRLLNDKNETVRGAAIWALAKLIKKSELRQLYSQNTNEKDASVLDEWNIALDRDINQAISQVLKDSK; encoded by the coding sequence TTGGCAGATCTTTTATCTAACCAGAAGCTAAAAGAATTTCTAATATCGGATGCTGAGCGTTTGGGCTTTTCCGATATGCGGATTACCAGCGCTGATCAAGTTCCACTACTCAAAGACAATCTGCTAAAGTTTGTTTCCAACCAATATCATGGAACAATGGATTGGTTGAAGGAAACAATTGATCGGCGTAGTGATGTCAAAACTCTATGGCCCAATGTGAACTCAATCATCATGTTATCCATGTCCTATTCGCCGGACACCGACCCGCTTGGTAATTTGGAAAATCCTGATGTAGCCAATATTTCAGTTTATGCACGACATCGCGATTATCATGACCTTATTAAAGGGCGACTTAAAGAGATCGCTGGAAGATTAGCTGCGCGATCGGACAAGGATGTGAAAGTCTTCGTCGATACAGCTCCCGTTATGGAAAAACCACTTGCTCAGAAAGCGGGCTTAGGCTGGCAAGGCAAACACACAAACCTTGTTAGTCGAAAACAAGGTTCATGGTTCTTCCTTGGTTCAATTTTTACAGAAGCAGAGCTTGAGCCTGATGAGGCAGAGAATAATCACTGCGGAACTTGCTCTGCATGTATTTTGGCCTGTCCTACCAATGCTTTTCCAGCGCCATATAAAATCGATGCACGACGCTGCATTTCCTATTTAACGATAGAACACAAAGGTCCAATTGAGCACGAATTTCGAGAGAAAATCGGCAATCGAATTTATGGTTGCGATGACTGCCTTGCTGCCTGCCCATGGAACAAATACGCGATCGAAGCAAATGAAAACAAGCTAAAAGCTCGCAGCGATTTGATTTCACCTGAACTCGAAGACCTTCTCAAGTTTGATGACGCTGCATTCCGCACGTTCTTTTCCGGCTCACCCATCAAACGCATAGGTCGTGATCGCTTTGTTCGAAATGTGTTAATCGCGGCTGGCAATAGCAAAAACCCAAAATATAAAGAAGCCTGTGTCAGATTACTGAATGATAAGAATGAGACTGTTCGCGGCGCGGCAATTTGGGCGCTTGCAAAACTAATAAAAAAATCAGAATTGCGGCAACTCTACTCGCAAAACACTAATGAAAAAGATGCGAGTGTTCTTGATGAATGGAACATAGCTCTTGACCGAGATATAAACCAAGCAATTAGCCAAGTATTGAAAGATAGTAAATGA
- a CDS encoding DUF1330 domain-containing protein — MTNIEAQTITTPAAAPKPKGYWIARIDAQDGSEEHYQDYINTAKPAFEKYGAKFIVRGGNSIAVEGQGRKRNIIIEFESLEVAQACYNSEQYQKATAIKLAVADSEIILVEGLQ; from the coding sequence ATGACGAATATCGAAGCTCAAACGATAACAACGCCTGCTGCAGCTCCGAAACCGAAAGGCTATTGGATCGCGCGGATCGATGCGCAAGATGGTAGTGAAGAGCATTATCAAGACTACATCAACACGGCAAAGCCTGCTTTCGAAAAATATGGTGCAAAATTTATCGTAAGAGGCGGCAATTCAATTGCTGTCGAAGGCCAAGGTCGCAAACGAAACATCATTATAGAGTTTGAATCATTAGAAGTGGCGCAAGCATGCTATAATTCGGAGCAATATCAAAAGGCGACCGCGATCAAACTAGCAGTTGCAGATAGTGAAATTATTTTGGTAGAAGGTTTGCAGTAA
- a CDS encoding SDR family oxidoreductase, producing the protein MRLMIFGAGFSGRTIGKHIQDNFQFIGGTTRQDKNFSQLRDDGISPFQFTGEAFSDVLSQELKDVTHIIQSISPDKGGDPLLPLISHKLLTLMPNLKWVGYLSTVGVYGNHDGEWVNEETVCKPVSKRSIARLDAENAWTSLCNANDLPLAILRLSGIYGPGRNTFVNFEKGKARRLVKEGQVFNRIFVDDIARAAKLLMTQNISGIFNITDDEPAPPQDVVAYAAELLGVEPPPEIDFQTADLTPMARSFYGENKRVSNQKIKDLGFEFLQPNYRSALAYLHGRYHT; encoded by the coding sequence ATGAGACTTATGATTTTTGGCGCAGGGTTTTCTGGCCGCACGATTGGAAAACATATTCAAGATAATTTTCAGTTCATTGGCGGCACGACACGGCAGGACAAAAACTTTTCTCAACTTCGTGATGATGGGATCTCACCTTTTCAATTCACCGGTGAGGCATTTTCAGATGTGCTTTCTCAAGAATTAAAAGACGTTACCCACATTATTCAATCGATCTCACCAGACAAAGGAGGAGATCCATTGTTACCGCTGATTAGTCATAAGTTGCTTACACTAATGCCGAACCTAAAATGGGTAGGGTATCTTTCAACGGTGGGCGTTTATGGCAATCATGATGGTGAATGGGTTAACGAAGAAACTGTTTGCAAACCAGTTTCAAAACGGTCCATTGCAAGACTTGACGCGGAAAATGCATGGACGAGCCTATGCAACGCGAATGATCTTCCTTTGGCGATTTTACGTCTTTCCGGTATCTACGGCCCGGGCCGGAATACATTCGTAAACTTCGAAAAAGGTAAAGCACGCCGCCTTGTTAAAGAAGGGCAAGTCTTCAATCGAATTTTTGTCGATGATATTGCACGTGCTGCGAAATTGCTGATGACACAGAATATAAGCGGCATATTTAATATTACTGATGATGAACCCGCCCCTCCGCAGGACGTTGTTGCCTATGCCGCCGAACTGCTTGGAGTTGAACCACCACCAGAAATTGATTTCCAGACAGCAGACCTTACGCCCATGGCTCGCTCATTTTATGGAGAAAATAAACGTGTTTCCAATCAAAAGATTAAAGATCTAGGGTTTGAGTTTTTGCAGCCCAATTATCGTTCTGCACTTGCCTATTTACACGGCAGATATCACACGTAG
- the pmtA gene encoding phospholipid N-methyltransferase PmtA, with product MRLDIANKIVKKFDDEIVFLKGMISSPDTVGSIVPTSRTTARCMARQIDLTSDLPVLELGPGTGVITKAILSEGVKPEGLYCVEYSDIFAKRLVKAFPNVNILNGDAFRLDDVLNDKKDQIFNTIITSMPLLNFPMVNRISLIEDLLDRLPNGRPIILFSYSATAPVPTDGQNFKVKSISWVFRNVPPARVWAYTRR from the coding sequence ATGCGTCTTGATATCGCAAATAAAATAGTCAAAAAATTCGATGATGAAATCGTATTTTTGAAAGGTATGATTTCCTCGCCGGATACAGTTGGATCTATCGTTCCCACATCACGTACAACTGCACGATGTATGGCTCGGCAAATTGATTTAACATCAGATCTGCCAGTCCTTGAACTAGGGCCAGGGACAGGCGTCATAACGAAAGCTATCCTAAGCGAAGGCGTTAAACCAGAAGGCCTTTATTGTGTTGAATATTCGGATATTTTTGCAAAACGCCTAGTCAAAGCATTTCCAAACGTCAATATTTTGAATGGTGATGCATTTCGTCTCGATGACGTTTTGAATGATAAAAAAGATCAAATTTTTAATACGATTATTACATCTATGCCATTGTTGAATTTTCCGATGGTGAACCGTATTTCGCTTATTGAAGATCTGCTTGATCGATTGCCTAACGGTCGGCCAATAATTTTGTTTTCCTATAGTGCGACAGCACCGGTCCCGACAGACGGTCAAAATTTCAAAGTAAAATCGATAAGTTGGGTATTCCGCAATGTGCCGCCTGCACGTGTTTGGGCTTATACTCGCCGATAA
- a CDS encoding undecaprenyl-diphosphate phosphatase, with product MADQTIVGAILLGLLEGLTEFIPVSSTGHILLAGHFIGFDSPGNTFEILIQLGAILAILSIYFTRLWQVFIDLPKSTKARRFVAAIILAFLPAAFVGVLAHDFIKTVLFEAPMLICIVLIIGGVILLVIDRLPLKPRYFDAMEYPPSLALKIGMCQVLAMVPGTSRSGATIAGALLMGTDKRSAAEFSFFLAMPTMVGAFAYDLYKNIDQLSYDDLSIIGVGFITAFIAGAFVVRGLLDFVSKHGFMPFAIWRIFIGTAGLIGLWLT from the coding sequence ATGGCTGATCAAACAATAGTGGGTGCAATTCTTTTAGGTCTTCTAGAAGGTTTAACGGAGTTTATTCCCGTGTCTTCAACAGGTCATATTCTTCTCGCCGGGCATTTTATAGGTTTTGATTCACCGGGCAATACGTTTGAGATACTTATTCAACTTGGTGCGATCTTAGCTATACTAAGTATCTATTTCACCCGTCTGTGGCAAGTCTTCATCGATTTACCAAAAAGTACAAAAGCAAGACGGTTTGTTGCAGCTATTATACTTGCTTTTCTGCCCGCTGCATTTGTTGGGGTGCTTGCGCATGATTTCATTAAAACGGTCCTTTTCGAAGCTCCAATGCTTATTTGTATTGTACTGATTATTGGTGGTGTAATCTTGCTGGTTATCGACCGTCTACCATTAAAACCGCGATATTTTGATGCGATGGAATACCCACCTTCATTGGCTCTAAAAATTGGAATGTGCCAAGTTCTTGCTATGGTGCCAGGAACATCACGTTCTGGTGCAACAATCGCGGGTGCTCTATTGATGGGAACAGATAAGCGATCAGCTGCAGAATTTTCATTCTTTTTGGCAATGCCAACCATGGTTGGAGCTTTTGCTTACGATCTTTATAAAAATATAGATCAACTGTCATATGATGATCTATCGATCATAGGTGTAGGATTTATTACCGCATTTATCGCGGGTGCATTTGTGGTAAGGGGGCTGCTGGATTTTGTTTCAAAGCACGGGTTCATGCCATTTGCAATTTGGCGAATATTCATTGGAACTGCTGGCCTGATAGGTCTTTGGTTGACCTAA